TCAAATTTATATGAAATTCAAGAAACAATATTATGGTGCCATTCTCAACAGTTACCTTGCTCAATTTTAGGATCAGGGAGCAATTCGGTATATTCTGATGAAAATTTTTCTGGTGTTATTCTATCTTTAGAAAAATTAAATCATTGGTTTTGGGAAACAGATGAATATTTATTTGTTGAAGGTGGAGTTACAAATACAGAAATTGCTGAAATATGTTTGGTTGCAAATAGAGCTGGTGCTTCTTGGATGTTTAGAATGCCTGGGCAAGTTGGTGCATCAGTAAGAATGAATGCGCGTTGCTATGGTGGTGAAATATCTCAAATTGTAAAAAATGTAATTACTATCGATCAATACGGATATATAAAATTTTATACAGTAGAAGAGATTTTTCAAGGATATAAATTAACAACATTAATGAACAAGCCTGAAATTGTTGTAGGTGTAAGATTATATTTTCCAAATAAGTCAGCAGCTGAAAAACTTTTAAAACATATGTATGATTGTGAAGAAGATAGACACAGAAAAAAACATTTTTATTTACCAAGTTGTGGTTCAACATTTAAAAATAATTATTCTGTTGGGAAACCAAGCGGGCAAATTTTTGATGAATTAGGTTTAAAAGGTTTGAAAGTGGGAGCTGCAGAAGTTAGTCAATATCATGCAAATTTTGTTTGGAATATGGGTAGTGCAAAAACAAATGATATGCTAGAATTAACTGCAATAATGCGAAATAAAGCAAAAAAAGAGTTGCAAGCTGTTTTAGAGTTAGAAGTTCAGCCTGTAGGTTTATTTCAGAAAGAAATGTATCAAAAATGTGGGATGGAAAAATTAGGCCCAAGTTATGAAGATGCAAATGGTAAAAAGTGGGTAGGACTTTTTTATTACCCGAACAATTTTGTTACTAAACTTTTTTACTCAAATAATGAATTTCCAAAAATTCTCTATGAAGCGCCTTTTTTTGAATATTTTCAAACTCCTTTTGCTGGTCGCCCTGATGTATTTGTAAGTATTTGTCAGTTAATTAGTTTTGAAGCTGCAAAAAGAAATCCTAATAAACCTTTTTTGCAATGGAAAACATTTACAATAGATAATCCAAATAAAATATTTTCAATACCTGCTCCAGAAAAATATCAAAAAAAGAATCATAAATTTATTGATGAACTTTGGAAATACAGTGTAAGTGAAATATTCTTTGCACATCCAGAGAAACCAAAAACATCTTACTTAGAATTTGAAATAACCCCAAACGGAGAATGGATTGCTCTTGAATTTGATGGTATTCGAAAAAGGTCGGCACAAAATACAAAACCTAACGAAAAATTATGGGATTCTTTAATTATAAATGAGATGTGTATTCATTTTCATAATGACAAAGATTTAAGGTATGTTTTTGGGATGAGTTTTACATATAATAATTTAAAAAAAGTAATAAGTGATCAACAAAATTATATTTATTTTCAATGTGCTTTAAGCTTGGGATATGCAAAATATTATTTATCACCTGCTTGGAAACAAGAGAAAAATTTACATTTCAAAAATATGAAAAAAATTAAGGATGAAAATCTGAAAGCTGATTTTCATCAACCTGCAAAATTTTGGAAAGTTAAATTATTTTAAAGATATATCAAATAATTAAAATTTAAAATTTTCAACAATTTCTTTAAATTTATTTATTTCTTCCCAAGTATTGTAAATATGTGGTGAAAATCTAATACCAAAATTGTTTTTTTTATCCACAAAAACTTTTTCTTGATTTAAATAATTTAAAAACTTTTCATCATTTGGAGTAGTAAAAACAAAAGTCCCGCCTCTCTCTTCATTATTTTTTGGAGACAAAATTTTAAATTCAGTATTTTTTTCGATAAAGTCATATAAGTTTGAAATATATTCCTGATTTTTAAGTAAAATATTCTCAATCCCAATTTCACTTAATAATTTTATACTTTCAACTGCTAACATTAAAGGTAAAATACACGGAGTGCCATCCATAAACTGTTTGGTATTTGTACTTAGCTTAAATTCATTAATATTTTCAGCAAATATATTTTCCATTCCAAACCAACCAAACGCTGTAGGTTGTATTTTTCTTAAAACATTTTCATTGGACCAAATAAATCCTGCACCTGTTCCACCACATAACCATTTAACACAAGATCCAATAGCAAAGTCAAAATTAGATTTTCCTAAATTAATTGGAATAATACCTATAGATTGAGCAAGATCTAAAATTGATATAACATCAAGCTCTTTACATTTTTTGGCAATTTCATCAATGGGATGCTTGAATGAGTTACCATATGTCACATGTGATACAAATAATAATAAAGTATTATCATCTATTTTTTCTAGCCACTGTTCCTTTTCTGTTCTCCCATTTTTACTTTTAATTAAAGTTAAATCATAATACTCTTTAGGAAGAAAGTTAAATATAAATTGCATAGAAGGATATTCTAAGTCACTAATAATAATTTTTTTTCGCTTTTTATCTTTTGGTATTGTCTGAATAATTTTTAAAAGTGCTAAAGAATTATTTCCTTGAAAACAAAAATGAATGGGTTTACTAAAAGTTATCTCAGCCAATTTTTTATGAAATATATCTAAATAGGGCAACCATTCATTCCAAGATTTTCCACCATAATTTTTCCAAGTATTAAAGTATTGTTCTTTTACACTTTCTTGATTTTTATTTAGACACCCCATAGAATGATTAAGAAAATAAAGACCATTTGGTTTTAGAAATTGGTTTAATAAAGTGTGCATTTTTAGAACCTAATATTTTTATACGATTTTTTGTGAGCTTAAACTATCCCTTACAATTCCATATTGAGTTCCCCATTCAGAGGTCATTTTTGAACGAATTTCCCATAATTCTGGGAATAGTGAACGGGCAATTCTATTTGTAAGATTTGTGACAACATTCCCTTTCATTGAGTGCGCTTGTAAGCCAATACTTCTACCAATTAATTTCATATGAAAATAGAGGAATTTGTTGTAAAGATCATCTAATTCAAGAAAACATTCACAGATTAAATAAACATCATTATGGACATATTCAGTATGATATATTTTTTCAAAATCATTAATATCATGTATACTAAAATGCTCTTTAAATGATAGCCATAAAGTTGGTGCAATTTTTAAAAACGATTTAAATCCTGGGGAATCTTGTCCGCTTCCGTTTCCTAACTTTAAACGAATATCTTGATATTCCCTAGGTGACATAGAATGAAGAATTTCAATTGTTTTTAGTAAACACTCTTGTGCTTTGTGAGCGCGTTTAAAATTGCTAATAATTCTTTGATAATTTTTTTCTAGTAAATATTTATTTATTTCAAGTAGTGAAAAATTTAAAGATTTAAAAAATAGTTCTTCAGCTTGATGTACTAGTTGGAAGTGAATTTCATCTGCATTGCAAAGTTCATTGTATTTTGTTTGCAGTGACAAAAGATCTTTTGTTTTTAAATAAATTTCGTAGTCACTTTTTCCATTTCCATTCATTAATTCAGATAATTCATCGATTGTAAGTCTATTGCTTAACATAACATATCCTTTAATATTAAAATTGAATAACATAGATATTGAAATATTTAACTAAACAAAAAGGAACTACAATGTATAAGATATCATTTTTTTGACAAAAGAAAAGTTTTATTTTTAATTTTTTGCTAATTATCAGTATATCAAAGTTACCAATATAATTGGTAACATAATAATGCTATTTTAATTTATTTAATTATTTTTTATGATTTCGCCAATATTCAGCAAGAATAACACTTGATGCACATGCAATATTTAAACTTTCAACATTACCTGAACTTGGAATCTGGATAATTTTATCCCCATTATTAAGCAGAGCTTCTGTTATACCTGAGTTTTCTGAACCAAAAACAAATACTAATTTTTTTGGAATTTTTTCAT
This is a stretch of genomic DNA from Pigmentibacter ruber. It encodes these proteins:
- the murB gene encoding UDP-N-acetylmuramate dehydrogenase translates to MQKNIPNYFIENQSIKEKTYYKMGGIARYFSTPSNLYEIQETILWCHSQQLPCSILGSGSNSVYSDENFSGVILSLEKLNHWFWETDEYLFVEGGVTNTEIAEICLVANRAGASWMFRMPGQVGASVRMNARCYGGEISQIVKNVITIDQYGYIKFYTVEEIFQGYKLTTLMNKPEIVVGVRLYFPNKSAAEKLLKHMYDCEEDRHRKKHFYLPSCGSTFKNNYSVGKPSGQIFDELGLKGLKVGAAEVSQYHANFVWNMGSAKTNDMLELTAIMRNKAKKELQAVLELEVQPVGLFQKEMYQKCGMEKLGPSYEDANGKKWVGLFYYPNNFVTKLFYSNNEFPKILYEAPFFEYFQTPFAGRPDVFVSICQLISFEAAKRNPNKPFLQWKTFTIDNPNKIFSIPAPEKYQKKNHKFIDELWKYSVSEIFFAHPEKPKTSYLEFEITPNGEWIALEFDGIRKRSAQNTKPNEKLWDSLIINEMCIHFHNDKDLRYVFGMSFTYNNLKKVISDQQNYIYFQCALSLGYAKYYLSPAWKQEKNLHFKNMKKIKDENLKADFHQPAKFWKVKLF
- a CDS encoding aminotransferase class V-fold PLP-dependent enzyme produces the protein MHTLLNQFLKPNGLYFLNHSMGCLNKNQESVKEQYFNTWKNYGGKSWNEWLPYLDIFHKKLAEITFSKPIHFCFQGNNSLALLKIIQTIPKDKKRKKIIISDLEYPSMQFIFNFLPKEYYDLTLIKSKNGRTEKEQWLEKIDDNTLLLFVSHVTYGNSFKHPIDEIAKKCKELDVISILDLAQSIGIIPINLGKSNFDFAIGSCVKWLCGGTGAGFIWSNENVLRKIQPTAFGWFGMENIFAENINEFKLSTNTKQFMDGTPCILPLMLAVESIKLLSEIGIENILLKNQEYISNLYDFIEKNTEFKILSPKNNEERGGTFVFTTPNDEKFLNYLNQEKVFVDKKNNFGIRFSPHIYNTWEEINKFKEIVENFKF
- a CDS encoding tryptophan 2,3-dioxygenase family protein, which translates into the protein MLSNRLTIDELSELMNGNGKSDYEIYLKTKDLLSLQTKYNELCNADEIHFQLVHQAEELFFKSLNFSLLEINKYLLEKNYQRIISNFKRAHKAQECLLKTIEILHSMSPREYQDIRLKLGNGSGQDSPGFKSFLKIAPTLWLSFKEHFSIHDINDFEKIYHTEYVHNDVYLICECFLELDDLYNKFLYFHMKLIGRSIGLQAHSMKGNVVTNLTNRIARSLFPELWEIRSKMTSEWGTQYGIVRDSLSSQKIV